A single Candidatus Zixiibacteriota bacterium DNA region contains:
- a CDS encoding YCF48-related protein, translating into MKILPGKVFLVIALLITASGTSVYSAEWKKISLPPDIGLTGIHLCSDTDGFAVTARGEIVQFSTESKELKSGKIEPPLVLQDIYFFPGCMKGIMVGNKGTILLTEDGGNDWRHLATDSAWWFYRVGFIDSLRGFALGANMATSGSMRGVLLATNNGGSVWDTVSIDMGHQSKNMNISSDGVIVTLAADKIQISRDRGRNWEAVAIPPQKTVRSVALQGNFGLMAGMGGFAAVSKDGGKTWHPLEYFPPHMHFIDVLLIDSKKAFMVGDNGTILYTDDSGKNWVPELSGVSGELNRIVRVGGRIFACGQKGALVYSELAFGR; encoded by the coding sequence ATGAAGATATTGCCGGGGAAGGTCTTTCTTGTAATCGCCTTGTTAATCACGGCGAGCGGGACGTCGGTTTACTCCGCGGAATGGAAAAAGATATCGCTGCCTCCGGATATCGGTCTGACCGGAATTCATTTATGTTCCGATACAGACGGTTTTGCGGTTACGGCGCGGGGGGAAATCGTTCAATTCTCCACGGAGAGCAAGGAGCTTAAAAGCGGAAAGATCGAGCCGCCCCTGGTTCTGCAGGATATCTATTTTTTCCCGGGTTGTATGAAAGGAATTATGGTGGGAAATAAGGGGACTATTCTGCTGACGGAAGATGGCGGGAATGATTGGCGGCATCTGGCGACAGACAGCGCCTGGTGGTTCTACCGGGTCGGCTTTATCGATTCCCTCCGGGGATTTGCGTTAGGAGCCAATATGGCAACTTCCGGCAGTATGCGGGGAGTTTTACTGGCGACAAATAACGGCGGCTCTGTCTGGGATACGGTATCGATAGATATGGGGCATCAGTCAAAAAATATGAATATATCCTCCGATGGCGTCATTGTTACCCTGGCGGCAGACAAGATACAGATATCCCGCGACCGCGGCCGGAACTGGGAAGCGGTGGCAATTCCTCCGCAGAAAACGGTCCGCTCCGTCGCCCTCCAGGGGAATTTTGGGTTGATGGCCGGAATGGGGGGATTTGCGGCAGTTTCTAAAGATGGCGGAAAGACCTGGCATCCACTCGAGTACTTTCCTCCCCATATGCATTTTATCGATGTTCTTCTGATTGATTCAAAGAAGGCATTTATGGTCGGAGATAACGGAACTATTCTTTATACCGATGATTCCGGCAAGAATTGGGTGCCGGAACTGAGCGGGGTATCAGGCGAACTGAACCGGATAGTCAGAGTCGGTGGAAGGATATTTGCCTGCGGCCAAAA
- the ricT gene encoding regulatory iron-sulfur-containing complex subunit RicT, with product MPELYTVAFKGNRREYYYNTFYHSLSPKEHVIVQADRGEDIGLLDKKIITPIDFSDKDKPRSILRPASEEDKRNLELNRSDEEKAWKQTLDLIKKHNLEMKLVDIEYQFDRNKMTFYFTAEHRVDFRALVRDLASEYKTRIELRQIGVRDEAKRIGGYGVCGQQQCCTSFLKSFDPISTADARVQGLSLNPSKISGNCGRLLCCLKYESEHYSETRKKYPEVGEKYITPSGSGTVDRINVFEDYMVVKLDSGEEVKVYGRDIKRKERKQTSFFSKWREALNIDKSE from the coding sequence ATGCCGGAATTATATACAGTAGCATTCAAGGGGAATCGGCGGGAGTACTATTACAATACTTTTTATCACTCCTTAAGCCCTAAGGAGCATGTCATAGTGCAGGCTGACCGCGGCGAGGATATCGGTTTGCTCGACAAGAAGATCATAACTCCTATCGATTTTTCCGATAAGGATAAGCCGCGTTCTATCCTGCGACCTGCCAGCGAAGAAGATAAACGGAACCTGGAGCTGAATCGCTCGGATGAAGAGAAAGCCTGGAAACAGACGCTGGACCTGATAAAGAAGCATAACCTCGAAATGAAACTGGTCGACATCGAATATCAGTTTGACCGCAACAAGATGACCTTCTATTTCACCGCCGAGCATCGCGTCGATTTCCGCGCCCTGGTGCGCGACCTTGCCTCGGAGTACAAGACTCGTATTGAATTGCGACAGATTGGTGTCCGGGATGAAGCCAAGCGGATCGGCGGTTACGGTGTCTGCGGCCAGCAGCAATGCTGCACATCGTTTCTCAAGTCTTTCGACCCGATATCTACCGCCGATGCCCGGGTGCAGGGCTTGTCGCTGAATCCCTCCAAGATTTCCGGAAATTGCGGGCGGCTGCTCTGCTGCCTCAAATACGAGTCGGAACATTATTCCGAAACCCGCAAGAAATATCCTGAAGTAGGCGAGAAATATATCACTCCCTCCGGTTCCGGCACCGTCGACCGCATTAATGTCTTCGAAGACTATATGGTGGTTAAACTGGACAGCGGAGAAGAGGTCAAAGTGTACGGCCGTGATATCAAACGGAAAGAACGGAAACAGACCTCATTTTTTTCCAAGTGGCGGGAAGCGCTCAATATCGATAAATCCGAATAA
- a CDS encoding permease-like cell division protein FtsX produces the protein MNRAFYVMGKMLTNLYRRPLASLGTFLSLTLLYLLLNLAWTASLSTGAYYARMISQIEVEAFLDDSVPDSTIALFVESLSKLDGVQTVVFVSKDEARARLTSLMGLDLMDGFEENPLPRSLVISFKENYLTSRSLEAFRNQLFNLQGVTEIFYAQRWLEKAEEARRLIGKIVLFLSIVIIIAVILNLIQSVRFSARNDRDEIAQIKLMGGGISLTSLPYVLEGLLLSLLSGIASWMLIHYSLGYVSIREVTIIYPASSEQYLFYLGAAALGLLAGFMGTVWKK, from the coding sequence ATGAACCGCGCCTTTTATGTCATGGGCAAAATGCTCACCAACCTGTATCGCCGTCCCCTGGCATCACTGGGGACATTTCTCTCTTTGACCCTGCTGTACCTTCTACTCAATCTGGCATGGACGGCATCTTTGAGTACCGGGGCGTATTATGCCAGAATGATTTCGCAAATTGAGGTGGAGGCATTTCTGGATGACTCCGTTCCGGATTCCACCATCGCTCTTTTTGTCGAGAGCCTGAGTAAACTGGATGGCGTGCAGACCGTGGTTTTTGTTTCAAAAGATGAAGCGCGCGCTCGGCTGACCAGCCTGATGGGACTTGACCTGATGGACGGATTTGAAGAGAACCCTCTTCCCCGTTCCCTTGTCATCAGTTTTAAGGAAAATTATCTGACCAGTCGCTCATTAGAAGCCTTCCGCAATCAACTTTTCAACCTTCAGGGAGTTACCGAAATATTCTACGCCCAGCGATGGCTGGAGAAAGCGGAAGAGGCGCGTCGGCTTATCGGCAAAATAGTCCTCTTCCTCAGCATCGTAATCATCATAGCCGTCATTCTCAATCTGATTCAATCGGTCCGCTTCTCGGCGCGCAATGACCGGGACGAAATCGCGCAGATTAAACTGATGGGGGGCGGCATATCGCTTACTTCGCTTCCTTACGTTCTCGAGGGTTTGCTTCTCTCCTTGCTGTCGGGAATTGCTTCCTGGATGCTAATCCATTACAGTTTAGGCTATGTCAGTATCCGGGAAGTTACGATTATTTATCCTGCCAGCAGCGAGCAGTATCTCTTCTACCTGGGCGCCGCCGCATTGGGGTTGCTGGCCGGATTCATGGGGACCGTATGGAAAAAATGA
- the metG gene encoding methionine--tRNA ligase, with product MQKPYYVTTPIYYVNDRPHIGHSYTTVAADLLARYQRLAGREAYFLTGTDEHGTKIAEAAAATGKAPKEFCDEVVQHFKKAWEALSVEYDDFIRTTDRRHEEAVQKLLTLLNGAKTDDGQAVIYPGVYEGIYCVGCEKFLTEKELVDGLCPNHRRKPEILKEKNYFFRLTSYLDKVRKVIETNEMLVLPDERRREVLGLLNQDLGDFSASRERVEWGIPLPFDPSQSAYVWVDALSNYITAIGYGSDEPKFRKWWYDAEVVHLMAKDILKFHCIYWPAILMAAKLPLPQTIFVHGFFTVDGEKMSKSLGNMIDPNDLVAQFGSDATRYLLLTQYPFGADGDIQVSRLATKYNSDLANDLGNLVSRVAKMIVANFDGLLPPPVKNLEGLQQLIESAEDVPDKIMGHINKFEITSAIEEAMNLVRMTNRFFDTNAPWKLVKNGEREKAGGVLYACSEVIRIAAIMLSPVIPGKSRQILSVFGLGKEHLRKENAATFYHLEPEIPVRLAESIFPRKETSEMRGEPSRKKSGDSADGLIDIADFGKLKLVVAEVLDAEKLPGSDKLLRLQIDVGGEKRQIVAGIAEFYSPDDIKGKKIVVVKNLKPAKIRGVESNGMLLAAKKDGKLCLVVPESDLPAGATIS from the coding sequence TTGCAAAAACCATACTATGTAACGACTCCGATATACTATGTAAATGACCGTCCTCATATAGGCCATTCCTACACCACGGTTGCGGCTGACCTTCTGGCGCGGTATCAGCGTTTAGCCGGACGGGAAGCCTATTTTCTGACTGGCACTGATGAGCATGGCACTAAAATCGCCGAAGCGGCGGCAGCCACCGGCAAAGCCCCCAAAGAGTTCTGTGACGAGGTCGTGCAGCATTTCAAGAAAGCCTGGGAAGCCCTCTCTGTCGAGTACGACGACTTTATCCGCACCACCGACCGCCGTCACGAAGAAGCGGTCCAGAAGCTCCTCACTTTGCTCAACGGCGCGAAGACCGATGATGGTCAGGCGGTTATATATCCCGGAGTCTATGAGGGGATTTACTGTGTCGGCTGCGAGAAATTCCTGACCGAAAAAGAGCTGGTCGATGGTCTCTGCCCCAACCATCGGCGCAAACCGGAAATTCTCAAAGAAAAAAACTACTTCTTCCGCCTGACTTCTTATCTGGACAAAGTCAGAAAAGTAATTGAGACAAATGAAATGCTGGTTCTTCCGGATGAAAGACGGCGCGAAGTCCTGGGCTTGCTCAACCAGGACCTGGGCGACTTCTCCGCCTCCAGGGAGAGAGTCGAATGGGGCATCCCCCTTCCGTTCGACCCGTCGCAATCGGCGTATGTCTGGGTTGACGCCCTCTCCAACTATATCACCGCCATCGGATATGGCAGCGATGAGCCTAAATTCCGGAAGTGGTGGTATGACGCCGAAGTGGTGCATCTGATGGCAAAAGATATTCTCAAATTTCACTGCATCTATTGGCCCGCCATCTTAATGGCGGCAAAGCTTCCCCTGCCGCAGACCATCTTTGTCCATGGCTTTTTCACTGTTGACGGTGAAAAAATGTCCAAGTCGCTGGGCAATATGATTGACCCCAATGACCTTGTGGCGCAATTCGGCTCTGATGCCACCCGATATCTTCTGCTGACGCAATATCCGTTTGGAGCCGACGGCGATATTCAGGTCTCACGACTGGCGACAAAGTACAACAGCGACCTCGCCAACGACCTGGGGAATCTTGTCTCCCGCGTCGCCAAGATGATTGTGGCTAATTTTGATGGCTTGCTGCCGCCTCCCGTAAAGAATCTTGAGGGGCTTCAGCAGCTGATAGAATCGGCCGAAGATGTTCCCGACAAAATCATGGGGCATATCAATAAATTCGAGATAACCTCGGCTATCGAGGAGGCGATGAATCTGGTTCGGATGACCAACCGTTTCTTTGATACCAACGCCCCCTGGAAACTGGTCAAGAACGGAGAGAGGGAAAAAGCGGGCGGCGTTCTCTATGCCTGTTCGGAGGTCATTCGCATCGCCGCCATTATGCTGTCGCCGGTAATACCCGGCAAGTCGCGGCAGATTCTCTCTGTATTCGGCTTGGGCAAGGAACATCTGCGGAAAGAAAATGCCGCCACTTTCTACCATCTGGAACCGGAGATTCCGGTTCGTCTGGCAGAGTCGATATTCCCCCGCAAGGAAACCTCTGAAATGAGGGGCGAGCCCTCGCGCAAAAAATCCGGCGACTCCGCTGACGGCTTGATTGATATTGCCGATTTCGGCAAACTTAAACTGGTGGTGGCGGAAGTGCTGGACGCGGAGAAACTGCCCGGCTCGGACAAACTTCTCCGGCTCCAAATCGATGTTGGCGGGGAGAAACGACAAATCGTTGCCGGAATAGCTGAATTTTATTCTCCGGATGATATCAAAGGTAAGAAGATAGTTGTTGTCAAAAATCTTAAGCCGGCAAAGATTCGCGGCGTGGAATCTAACGGGATGCTTCTGGCGGCGAAAAAGGATGGCAAACTCTGCCTGGTAGTTCCGGAAAGCGACCTGCCGGCCGGCGCGACAATCAGCTGA
- a CDS encoding peptidoglycan DD-metalloendopeptidase family protein — MSCSKFRPFILLLSLTLAYLPALSQQENLVEHKGELEKIRQEIEQSKRNIDSLQAVEKRLQKELLNYEQRTSINETVLKRLTSQLETTRKNVRNAKTELEQSQSKYQITRSRYIENLAVYYKGMQENFLQPEGAIELEEDAFRRYLYLKAFAGYDRARLSRASEFLKEAESEYAALMDKEKTIGSAQRRKKQEYTLAATQKERRERDLSRLKRKRDAEADRLLSLSEAARQMEELISRLESERQERERSEIATDFDFTTGNFVSYKGRLIAPMSGKVVKGFGWSTHPVTKLKSYSPGIELKGEANKPVVAVADGVVAYVGNLRGYGIFVIIEHEDGYYSTYAGLKNVSAESRQLVRRGERLGLSENGLLKFELRQGKEPVDPVEWIRIDYLK, encoded by the coding sequence ATGAGTTGCTCTAAATTCAGGCCTTTTATTCTGCTGCTTTCCCTGACCCTGGCTTATCTTCCGGCCTTATCACAGCAGGAGAATCTGGTGGAGCATAAAGGGGAACTGGAAAAAATAAGACAGGAAATAGAGCAGTCGAAGCGCAATATCGATTCCCTGCAAGCGGTGGAGAAACGCCTTCAAAAGGAACTTCTTAATTATGAGCAGCGGACATCCATCAATGAAACCGTACTCAAACGGTTGACCAGTCAATTGGAGACAACGCGCAAGAACGTTCGAAACGCCAAGACGGAACTGGAGCAATCCCAGAGCAAGTACCAGATAACGCGGAGCAGATATATCGAAAACCTTGCCGTCTATTATAAGGGGATGCAGGAGAACTTTCTGCAACCGGAGGGGGCAATCGAGCTGGAAGAGGATGCCTTCAGGCGATACCTCTATCTGAAAGCGTTTGCCGGTTATGACCGGGCCCGGCTGTCGCGCGCCTCCGAATTTCTTAAGGAAGCGGAGTCGGAGTATGCCGCCTTGATGGATAAGGAGAAAACGATTGGCTCCGCCCAGAGACGGAAAAAGCAGGAATATACCCTGGCGGCAACGCAGAAGGAGCGTCGCGAGAGGGACCTTTCGCGGTTGAAGCGAAAACGTGACGCCGAAGCGGACCGCCTCCTTTCCCTTTCGGAAGCGGCCCGTCAGATGGAAGAGCTGATAAGCCGTCTTGAATCAGAACGCCAGGAGCGGGAGCGCTCTGAAATCGCCACCGATTTCGATTTTACAACCGGCAATTTCGTGTCATATAAAGGGCGCCTGATCGCTCCGATGTCCGGGAAAGTTGTTAAGGGATTTGGCTGGAGCACCCACCCGGTCACGAAACTTAAGTCGTACTCGCCCGGAATTGAGCTCAAAGGGGAAGCCAATAAGCCGGTTGTCGCCGTCGCTGACGGCGTTGTCGCCTATGTCGGCAACTTGCGCGGTTATGGCATCTTTGTTATTATTGAGCATGAGGATGGTTACTATTCGACTTATGCCGGACTGAAAAACGTCTCGGCCGAATCGCGACAATTGGTGCGGCGCGGGGAACGGCTCGGGCTCTCCGAAAACGGACTGCTCAAGTTCGAGCTGCGCCAGGGCAAAGAGCCGGTCGACCCGGTGGAGTGGATAAGAATTGATTACCTTAAATGA
- the rsmA gene encoding 16S rRNA (adenine(1518)-N(6)/adenine(1519)-N(6))-dimethyltransferase RsmA — MPKRRFSQNFLTDRGIAERIVAFLEPGAADTVLEIGAGRGILTEIIAASGARLYSFEIDRDLLENLNNKFAPYKNVTILNRDFLAVIPDEYTAEKFKLIGNIPYDITSPLLEWMLRFRETITRAVITTQKELADRIAASPDSKDWAPISIFHQCFFDIRKVMSISGGAFYPPPNVKSATLLFSANEKHHIPFWDDFERIVRQAFHQRRKLLSNNLLHLPGMTREDIHAAIASLGLPQNIRAEQLAIEDFIRLTKAVLSVKNA, encoded by the coding sequence ATGCCCAAGCGAAGATTTTCTCAGAATTTTTTGACCGACCGCGGCATCGCCGAGCGGATAGTCGCCTTTCTGGAGCCTGGCGCCGCTGACACCGTTCTCGAAATCGGCGCCGGCCGCGGCATTTTGACCGAAATCATCGCCGCCTCCGGCGCCCGACTTTATTCTTTTGAAATCGACCGCGACCTGTTAGAAAATCTCAATAACAAGTTCGCCCCCTATAAAAATGTCACTATCCTAAACCGCGATTTCCTTGCCGTCATTCCGGACGAATACACCGCCGAAAAATTCAAGCTCATCGGCAATATTCCGTACGATATCACCTCCCCCCTTCTGGAATGGATGCTGCGCTTCCGGGAAACTATAACGCGCGCTGTTATCACCACCCAGAAAGAGCTTGCCGACCGCATCGCGGCCTCTCCTGATAGCAAAGACTGGGCGCCGATCTCTATCTTCCACCAATGCTTTTTCGATATCAGGAAAGTGATGAGCATCTCCGGTGGCGCTTTCTACCCGCCGCCTAATGTCAAATCAGCCACCCTTCTTTTCTCCGCCAATGAGAAACATCATATCCCGTTCTGGGATGACTTTGAGCGGATTGTCCGGCAGGCATTCCATCAGCGGCGAAAACTTCTCTCCAATAACCTTCTGCATCTCCCGGGTATGACCCGTGAAGATATCCATGCCGCCATTGCCTCGTTGGGACTGCCGCAGAATATACGCGCCGAGCAGCTCGCTATCGAGGACTTCATCCGCCTGACCAAAGCGGTCCTGTCCGTAAAAAATGCTTGA
- a CDS encoding TatD family hydrolase gives MTDSHCHLDFKEFRGRLDSIIEAAHQAGVHTMINIGADLETSRNSVSLAMKYESVYATVGVHPHDARTYNDDVASELTALLGKSKVVAIGEIGLDYYRDLSPRPVQKKVFRQQLELAVKHQMPVVIHTREAFPETFEIVKEYSPRLPGGIFHCFPGTVEEAMQVIGIGFHISVGGVITFPNSRMAAVAAGVPLDRILLETDSPYLAPVPYRGKTNQPAYVRVVAEKLAALRNLSVEEIEKVTDRNCRKVYRLEETFGG, from the coding sequence ATGACCGACTCGCATTGCCATCTTGACTTCAAGGAATTTCGCGGACGGCTCGATTCCATAATCGAAGCGGCCCACCAGGCTGGGGTTCATACCATGATTAACATCGGAGCCGACCTGGAAACCTCCCGCAACTCAGTATCGCTGGCAATGAAGTACGAATCGGTGTATGCCACGGTCGGAGTGCATCCTCACGATGCCAGGACCTACAATGATGACGTCGCCTCGGAGCTGACGGCTCTGCTGGGTAAGAGCAAAGTAGTTGCCATCGGAGAAATTGGACTGGATTATTATCGCGACCTTTCGCCGCGTCCGGTGCAAAAGAAGGTATTCCGCCAGCAGCTGGAACTCGCCGTTAAACATCAGATGCCGGTGGTGATTCATACTCGGGAAGCCTTCCCTGAGACATTTGAAATTGTCAAAGAATACTCACCCCGGCTTCCCGGCGGTATATTTCACTGCTTCCCCGGCACAGTCGAGGAGGCGATGCAGGTCATCGGCATCGGTTTCCATATTTCCGTTGGCGGCGTGATAACCTTCCCCAATTCAAGAATGGCGGCCGTGGCCGCCGGTGTGCCGTTGGACAGAATTCTTCTTGAGACCGACAGCCCCTATCTGGCGCCGGTGCCGTATCGAGGGAAAACCAATCAACCGGCATATGTCCGGGTTGTCGCCGAGAAACTGGCGGCGCTTCGGAATCTTTCCGTTGAAGAAATCGAAAAAGTGACCGACCGCAACTGCCGCAAAGTTTATCGTCTGGAGGAGACTTTTGGCGGCTGA
- a CDS encoding ATP-binding cassette domain-containing protein: MNSREKLVELHGITARSDAGYIVFRNLDFTLAAGETAVIRGTTGSGKTALAEIIVGQRQPESGTVTLFGNILSPRNPAVQRQTRRRIGGVGGIFSLIERLSVAENILYPLLIRGDARSYIKKRLQQALLQFNLTGRKSDRVSALSRGEKLMVMFARAVIADQPLLLIDEPLELLEQPRFEETTNILKRLSAAGHTLLILTSGQKVIAVPGAREYQLIDGQLQ; encoded by the coding sequence TTGAATAGTCGCGAGAAACTGGTAGAACTGCACGGAATAACGGCCCGAAGCGATGCCGGCTATATCGTATTCCGGAATCTTGATTTTACCCTTGCGGCGGGGGAAACTGCGGTCATCAGGGGCACGACCGGCTCCGGCAAAACCGCCCTGGCTGAAATAATTGTTGGTCAACGTCAGCCCGAGTCGGGAACGGTCACCCTGTTCGGCAATATACTTAGCCCGCGTAACCCGGCGGTACAAAGACAGACCAGACGCCGCATCGGCGGTGTCGGCGGAATCTTCTCCCTGATTGAGCGTCTCTCCGTCGCCGAAAATATTCTCTATCCGTTATTGATTCGAGGCGATGCTCGCTCCTATATTAAAAAGCGGCTGCAGCAGGCGCTGCTGCAATTCAATCTTACGGGGCGAAAGTCCGACCGGGTATCGGCATTGTCTCGGGGCGAAAAACTGATGGTAATGTTTGCGCGGGCGGTCATAGCCGACCAGCCTCTTCTTTTAATTGATGAGCCGCTGGAGCTTCTGGAACAGCCGCGATTTGAAGAAACCACTAATATTCTCAAACGACTCTCCGCCGCCGGGCATACTTTGTTGATACTGACTTCCGGGCAGAAAGTCATTGCCGTGCCGGGCGCTCGGGAATACCAACTTATTGACGGGCAGCTGCAATGA